One Solanum lycopersicum chromosome 4, SLM_r2.1 DNA window includes the following coding sequences:
- the LOC101261619 gene encoding heavy metal-associated isoprenylated plant protein 24 isoform X2 produces MGVSGTLEYLSEVLSNVKKSKKKKQIATVSIKIRMDCEGCARKVKNALSKVKGAKSVDVDLKQQKATVTGFVEPKKVLKAAKSTGKKCEIWPYVPYSMVAHPYAAGVYDKKAPPNFVRATTDPSVAHLNPVEEQYSLMFSDENPNACNIM; encoded by the exons ATGGGAGTTTCAGGTACACTGGAATACTTATCTGAAGTACTTAGCAACGTTAAGAAGagcaagaagaagaaacaaatcGCAACTGTGTCCATCAAGATTAGAATGGACTGTGAAGGTTGTGCTCGTAAAGTTAAAAATGCTCTCTCTAAAGTAAaag GTGCAAAATCAGTGGATGTGGACTTGAAGCAACAAAAAGCAACAGTAACAGGATTTGTGGAGCCAAAAAAAGTGTTGAAGGCAGCAAAATCGACAGgtaaaaaatgtgaaatttggcCATATGTGCCTTATAGTATGGTGGCACATCCTTATGCTGCTGGTGTTTATGACAAAAAAGCACCTCCTAATTTTGTAAGGGCAACTACTGATCCATCTGTTGCTCACTTAAATCCTGTTGAAGAACAATATTCACTTATGTTCAGTGATGAAAATCCAAATGCTTGTAATATTATGTAA
- the LOC101261619 gene encoding heavy metal-associated isoprenylated plant protein 24 isoform X1 encodes MGVSGTLEYLSEVLSNVKKSKKKKQIATVSIKIRMDCEGCARKVKNALSKVKGAKSVDVDLKQQKATVTGFVEPKKVLKAAKSTGKKCEIWPYVPYSMVAHPYAAGVYDKKAPPNFVRATTDPSVAHLNPVEEQYSLMFSDENPNACNIMSGKPLDCKERKHRFSIITC; translated from the exons ATGGGAGTTTCAGGTACACTGGAATACTTATCTGAAGTACTTAGCAACGTTAAGAAGagcaagaagaagaaacaaatcGCAACTGTGTCCATCAAGATTAGAATGGACTGTGAAGGTTGTGCTCGTAAAGTTAAAAATGCTCTCTCTAAAGTAAaag GTGCAAAATCAGTGGATGTGGACTTGAAGCAACAAAAAGCAACAGTAACAGGATTTGTGGAGCCAAAAAAAGTGTTGAAGGCAGCAAAATCGACAGgtaaaaaatgtgaaatttggcCATATGTGCCTTATAGTATGGTGGCACATCCTTATGCTGCTGGTGTTTATGACAAAAAAGCACCTCCTAATTTTGTAAGGGCAACTACTGATCCATCTGTTGCTCACTTAAATCCTGTTGAAGAACAATATTCACTTATGTTCAGTGATGAAAATCCAAATGCTTGTAATATTAT GAGCGGAAAGCCACTTGACTGTAAGGAAAGGAAACATCGTTTTTCAATTATTACTTGCTga
- the LOC101261619 gene encoding heavy metal-associated isoprenylated plant protein 24 isoform X3 — MGVSGTLEYLSEVLSNVKKSKKKKQIATVSIKIRMDCEGCARKVKNALSKVKGAKSVDVDLKQQKATVTGFVEPKKVLKAAKSTGAESHLTVRKGNIVFQLLLAEYL, encoded by the exons ATGGGAGTTTCAGGTACACTGGAATACTTATCTGAAGTACTTAGCAACGTTAAGAAGagcaagaagaagaaacaaatcGCAACTGTGTCCATCAAGATTAGAATGGACTGTGAAGGTTGTGCTCGTAAAGTTAAAAATGCTCTCTCTAAAGTAAaag GTGCAAAATCAGTGGATGTGGACTTGAAGCAACAAAAAGCAACAGTAACAGGATTTGTGGAGCCAAAAAAAGTGTTGAAGGCAGCAAAATCGACAG GAGCGGAAAGCCACTTGACTGTAAGGAAAGGAAACATCGTTTTTCAATTATTACTTGCTgagtatttataa
- the LOC138347923 gene encoding uncharacterized protein: MSQSNDNSENSSNFAITLNRSVRYEVIDLEAVPDLYVPPEKEAAEREIKRRKKEVPQATSPLSNGLYDSSYADKGLPLDPHLRMLKLNPSFLKVDKKPQVGYKGKKVIDSSN, encoded by the exons AT GTCTCAAAGCAATGATAATTCAGAAAACAGTTCAAACTTTGCTATCACGCTGAATag AAGCGTGCGTTATGAAGTTATTGACCTTGAAGCTGTACCAGATTTATATGTACCTCCGGAG AAAGAAGCTGCTGAGCGAGAAATTAAAAGGAGGAAGAAAGAAGTCCCACAGGCGACCAG CCCTCTTAGCAATGGGTTGTATGATTCAAGTTATGCTGACAAAGGTTTGCCACTGGATCCTCACTTGCGTATGCTTAAGCTGAATCCAAGCTTTc TTAAAGTTGACAAGAAGCCTCAAGTTGGATACAAGGGCAAAAAGGTGATTGACTCGAGCAATTAA
- the LOC101262811 gene encoding agamous-like MADS-box protein AGL104 yields MMGRAKIEIKRIENKTNRGVTYSKRRKGLIKKAYELSVLCDTDVALLMFSPTDRLTSFSPKQRIEDVLSHFMNLSERERGRMMHGTNPAAASATSQIHQELRQEINALLQQIHVAEEKLSMYEPDPGKMTSMEELEACEKQLETLLVSVTKRKMNLSSKVKASEEESNEADLLSYDDAFNQPQIFDYGTTSERNNVFSSTMVPPDIKGSKSNMNVEKEQVINDNNILSWPYM; encoded by the exons ATGATGGGAAGAGCAAAAATAGAGATAAAGAGAATAGAGAACAAGACAAACAGAGGGGTGACATACTCAAAGCGTAGAAAAGGGCTAATTAAGAAAGCCTATGAACTTAGTGTGTTGTGTGACACTGATGTTGCTCTACTCATGTTCTCTCCTACGGATCGACTTACGTCTTTCTCTCCGAAACAAAG AATCGAAGATGTGCTTTCTCATTTTATGAACCTCTCTGAACGCGAAAGAGGAAG GATGATGCATGGAACCAATCCAGCTGCTGCCTCTGCCACTAGCCAAATTCATCAg GAACTCAGGCAGGAAATTAATGCTTTGCTACAACAAATTCATGTAGCTGAGGAAAAATTAAG TATGTACGAGCCTGATCCTGGGAAGATGACATCAATGGAAGAGCTGGAAGCATGTGAGAAACAACTTGAGACCCTCTTAGTTTCTGTCACTAAGAGAAAG ATGAATTTAAGTTCAAAAGTGAAGGCAAGTGAAGAAGAGAGCAACGAAGCGGATTTATTATCTTATGACGATGCTTTTAATCAACCACAAATTTTCGACTATGGTACTACTTCTGAAAG GAATAATGTGTTTTCATCAACAATGGTTCCTCCAGATATTAAAGGAAGCAAATCCAATATGAATGTTGAAAAAGAGCAagttataaatgataataacatCTTGTCATGGCCTTATATGTAA